In the Desulfurellaceae bacterium genome, one interval contains:
- a CDS encoding type II toxin-antitoxin system RelB/DinJ family antitoxin has protein sequence MCDTLDRMNKSAVVHARVEPQTKKQAESVLRKLGLTPTEAIRLFYRQICLHGGLPFPILIPNALTKQTLEKSRTGEDVETFDTLEDMFESWEQ, from the coding sequence ATGTGTGACACGCTGGACCGCATGAATAAATCAGCCGTCGTCCATGCGCGTGTGGAGCCGCAGACCAAGAAGCAGGCCGAAAGTGTACTCCGAAAACTCGGTCTTACCCCCACTGAGGCAATTCGGCTCTTTTACCGCCAGATCTGTCTGCATGGGGGCCTGCCGTTTCCCATCCTGATTCCGAATGCCTTGACAAAACAGACACTTGAGAAAAGCCGCACGGGGGAGGATGTGGAAACCTTCGACACGCTGGAAGACATGTTCGAGAGCTGGGAGCAATGA
- a CDS encoding type II toxin-antitoxin system HicA family toxin, translating to MPPKIRELIKDLEAAGFVNRGGRGSHRNFKHPQGVRITISGRLGSDAQAYQEREVKRAIDRVRHEKE from the coding sequence ATGCCGCCGAAAATTCGAGAGCTGATCAAAGACTTGGAAGCGGCTGGATTCGTCAACAGAGGCGGAAGAGGAAGCCACAGAAATTTCAAGCATCCACAAGGCGTTCGTATCACCATCAGCGGCAGACTGGGGAGCGATGCCCAGGCGTACCAAGAGCGCGAGGTGAAGAGAGCCATAGACAGAGTCCGTCATGAAAAAGAGTGA
- a CDS encoding acyl-CoA dehydrogenase family protein, with protein MIDFSPPAHVQTAVGDIRRFIADDIRPMERELADYLTNEHLYLQADGRLAPPILAAQRTIRKMSAKRGLYALHMPTEVGGGGFSLTDMFFVHEAVYQHGIGLSQWMLSWTEGPNQMQMWLSEEQQQRYLLPLVRGEQTAAYAITEYRGGSDVLGMQTRAERRGDGWSINGTKAYITNAQYADQIFVCALTAPDKGSAGATAFIVENDAPGLGIGRTYRTIMDDGMTGELIFDDCRVPLDNTWGREGQGFYLSMGMINWIRVRRGGMCSGLGQYLLDRCIDYTKNRQAFGGRLSRFQALQWMMVDSYLDVQAMRSMALQSLWKADQGDLWALKVDPQLIQTVCGLKVFCDEALYRVADRAVQLHGAYGLSKDSGIEKIFRIARNLRIPGGTDEIQRVNIAKALGL; from the coding sequence ATGATCGACTTCAGCCCGCCCGCCCATGTCCAGACCGCAGTCGGCGATATCAGGCGCTTTATCGCCGACGACATCAGGCCCATGGAGCGCGAGCTGGCCGACTACCTGACCAACGAACACCTGTACCTGCAAGCCGACGGCCGTCTCGCCCCGCCGATCCTGGCCGCCCAACGCACCATCCGCAAAATGTCTGCCAAGCGTGGCCTGTACGCCCTGCACATGCCGACCGAGGTCGGCGGCGGCGGTTTCAGCCTGACCGATATGTTCTTTGTTCACGAGGCCGTCTACCAGCACGGCATTGGGCTCAGCCAGTGGATGCTGTCGTGGACCGAGGGACCCAACCAGATGCAGATGTGGCTGAGCGAGGAGCAACAACAGCGCTACCTGTTGCCGCTGGTCCGGGGCGAGCAGACCGCCGCCTACGCCATCACCGAGTATCGGGGCGGCTCGGACGTACTGGGCATGCAGACCCGGGCCGAGCGGCGCGGCGACGGGTGGAGCATCAATGGCACCAAAGCCTATATCACCAACGCCCAGTACGCGGACCAGATCTTTGTCTGCGCGCTCACCGCACCCGACAAGGGTAGTGCGGGCGCGACCGCCTTTATCGTTGAGAACGACGCTCCGGGCCTCGGCATCGGTCGCACGTATCGGACGATCATGGACGACGGCATGACCGGCGAGCTGATCTTCGACGACTGCCGGGTGCCGCTGGACAACACCTGGGGACGCGAGGGTCAGGGCTTCTACCTCAGCATGGGCATGATCAACTGGATTCGCGTCCGCCGGGGCGGCATGTGCAGCGGCCTGGGTCAGTATCTGCTCGACCGCTGCATCGACTACACCAAAAACCGCCAGGCGTTTGGCGGCCGGCTGAGCCGTTTCCAGGCCCTGCAGTGGATGATGGTCGATTCCTATCTCGACGTGCAGGCGATGCGCAGCATGGCCTTGCAGAGCCTGTGGAAGGCCGACCAGGGCGATCTGTGGGCGCTCAAGGTTGACCCACAGCTGATCCAGACCGTGTGTGGCCTGAAAGTCTTCTGTGACGAGGCTCTGTACCGGGTCGCCGACCGGGCGGTGCAGCTGCACGGCGCCTACGGGCTCAGCAAGGACTCGGGGATTGAAAAAATCTTTCGGATTGCCCGCAACCTGCGCATTCCGGGCGGCACGGACGAGATCCAGCGGGTGAATATTGCCAAGGCCCTGGGTCTGTGA
- a CDS encoding toxin-antitoxin system HicB family antitoxin, translating into MRVGEALHQRLAVAARKADQSLNAFCVKALEKALGG; encoded by the coding sequence CTGCGGGTAGGCGAAGCCCTGCACCAACGGCTGGCCGTCGCTGCCCGCAAAGCCGATCAGAGCCTGAACGCATTTTGTGTCAAAGCCCTCGAAAAGGCGCTTGGCGGCTAG
- a CDS encoding SRPBCC domain-containing protein codes for MTLLHAKWFLSLLLLTVGGCHSVYTELTIPAGPEEIWPILTDAPGYQEWNPVFVHVEGEYREGGTLQYQMKSPDSEQMAVQATVKKLVPNKELNQYGGFPGVLTFSHTYLLEPVDGGTRVIQKEEYRGIWVPFWDSSWVEPAYNKVNEALQDRVAQLKENGRP; via the coding sequence ATGACACTATTGCATGCAAAATGGTTTCTGTCGCTATTGCTGCTGACTGTGGGGGGCTGTCATTCTGTGTATACAGAACTGACGATCCCAGCCGGTCCCGAAGAAATTTGGCCCATCTTAACAGATGCCCCGGGATATCAAGAGTGGAACCCGGTCTTTGTTCACGTCGAAGGTGAATACCGGGAAGGGGGAACGCTCCAATATCAGATGAAATCCCCTGACAGTGAACAAATGGCTGTGCAGGCGACCGTGAAAAAATTGGTTCCCAACAAAGAGTTGAACCAATATGGCGGCTTTCCTGGAGTTTTGACCTTTAGCCACACCTATCTTCTGGAACCTGTCGATGGAGGGACTCGCGTCATTCAAAAGGAGGAATACCGCGGCATATGGGTGCCGTTTTGGGATTCGAGTTGGGTGGAGCCAGCCTATAATAAAGTGAATGAAGCCCTCCAGGACAGGGTGGCGCAGTTGAAGGAGAATGGACGACCATAA
- a CDS encoding molybdopterin molybdotransferase MoeA translates to MPRASAAVAPAPVKAFFRVVSCSDAQAQLAAFAPLTPSETIPVLNADGRVLAKALRSSVHLPHFNRANMDGYAVRAQDTFGASPSLPTYLKLVGVIEMGQEAKRRLKKGETMRISTGGMLPPGANSMVMVEYTEEMGDGTIEVQRSVSPWENILRVGEDIKKGAPIFPAGRRLHAQDIGALTGVGIAKVTVYRRPVVGLISTGDEIVPPEKTPKPGQIRNVNQYSLRAMIAQAGGEVCDLGVVKDDRQAFEKALAQALKKADVVMISGGSSVGTKDMAVEVICSFPRSELFFHGISIAPGKPTIFAAAAGKPVMGLPGHPVSALVVFSLFGMPLVRMMGGESAQVAFTPARTTRARLSQNIPSAPGREDYARVTLSGANGSLAADPVPGKSGAIFSLVRADGMVRIPHNAEGKEAGEEVEVILF, encoded by the coding sequence ATGCCTCGCGCATCGGCGGCTGTAGCGCCGGCTCCGGTCAAAGCTTTTTTCCGGGTCGTCAGCTGTAGCGACGCCCAGGCGCAGCTGGCAGCCTTCGCCCCCCTGACCCCAAGCGAAACCATTCCGGTCCTGAACGCCGACGGGCGGGTCCTGGCCAAGGCCCTGAGATCGTCGGTCCACCTGCCCCATTTCAACCGGGCCAATATGGACGGCTACGCCGTGCGGGCTCAGGACACGTTTGGCGCCTCGCCGAGTTTGCCGACCTATCTCAAACTGGTCGGGGTAATCGAGATGGGCCAGGAGGCCAAGCGGCGGCTCAAAAAGGGTGAGACCATGCGCATCTCGACCGGCGGCATGCTGCCGCCCGGCGCCAATTCCATGGTCATGGTCGAGTACACCGAGGAGATGGGCGACGGGACAATCGAAGTCCAGCGCAGCGTCTCGCCGTGGGAAAACATCCTGCGGGTGGGTGAGGACATCAAAAAAGGCGCCCCGATTTTTCCGGCCGGCCGCCGGCTCCACGCCCAGGACATCGGGGCGTTGACCGGGGTCGGGATTGCCAAGGTCACGGTCTACCGGCGGCCGGTAGTGGGCCTGATCTCCACCGGCGACGAGATTGTGCCTCCCGAAAAAACGCCTAAGCCGGGCCAGATCCGAAATGTCAACCAGTACTCGCTGCGGGCGATGATTGCCCAGGCCGGCGGCGAAGTGTGTGACCTAGGCGTGGTCAAAGACGACCGCCAAGCGTTTGAGAAAGCCCTGGCTCAGGCGCTCAAAAAGGCCGACGTAGTCATGATCTCGGGCGGCAGCTCGGTCGGCACAAAAGACATGGCGGTCGAGGTGATCTGTTCCTTTCCGCGCTCCGAGCTGTTCTTCCACGGCATCTCGATTGCGCCGGGCAAGCCGACTATTTTTGCCGCCGCGGCGGGCAAGCCGGTCATGGGCCTGCCGGGCCACCCGGTCTCGGCGCTGGTCGTGTTCTCACTGTTTGGCATGCCGCTGGTCCGCATGATGGGCGGGGAATCGGCTCAGGTGGCGTTCACCCCGGCCCGCACCACCCGGGCCCGGCTGAGCCAGAACATTCCGTCCGCCCCGGGCCGCGAAGACTACGCCCGGGTCACCCTCAGCGGTGCCAACGGCAGCCTGGCGGCCGACCCCGTGCCCGGCAAATCGGGCGCCATCTTCAGCCTCGTCCGTGCCGACGGCATGGTCCGCATTCCGCACAACGCAGAGGGTAAGGAGGCGGGCGAAGAGGTGGAGGTCATTCTGTTTTAG
- a CDS encoding putative addiction module antidote protein, whose translation MTYCELEVSDGIMKKVKHNEWLREQLKDPGFSAEYLTAAAEDEEPAVFLQALRKVAEAQGMATVAKRAGIPRESLYRVLSAKGNPRWSTLAPVVRATGLKIEVVRVT comes from the coding sequence GTGACGTACTGTGAGCTGGAAGTGAGCGACGGGATCATGAAAAAGGTGAAGCACAACGAGTGGCTGCGTGAACAGCTCAAAGATCCCGGTTTCAGCGCCGAGTATTTGACGGCGGCGGCAGAGGACGAAGAGCCGGCGGTCTTCCTGCAAGCGCTGCGAAAAGTCGCCGAGGCGCAGGGCATGGCGACGGTTGCCAAACGGGCGGGGATTCCCCGGGAAAGTCTGTATCGCGTGCTGTCGGCCAAGGGCAACCCGCGCTGGTCAACCCTGGCTCCGGTCGTTCGGGCAACGGGCTTGAAGATCGAAGTGGTTCGCGTGACGTGA
- a CDS encoding TetR/AcrR family transcriptional regulator, whose translation MSDIETKIVEAAIRTFVRYGARKTAMADIAQEAKVSRQTLYDVFGSKDQLIVASVRHITDHNLSQVEARLGACESLEAQLDVYFAETIIKSFELLQTSGDAEDLISGHNEAGRDALAESHARHTKLITRLLSPYTKQIEASGQSLNQFAHFFVTAAMAFKYSAKSRRDLNGLISSLKTAVTLVANQTTRSGKSTRGA comes from the coding sequence ATGTCTGACATAGAAACAAAGATTGTTGAAGCCGCCATCCGCACCTTCGTGAGATACGGAGCCCGAAAAACGGCGATGGCTGACATCGCTCAAGAAGCCAAAGTCTCACGGCAGACGCTGTACGATGTCTTTGGAAGCAAGGATCAGTTGATCGTTGCGTCGGTACGTCACATCACCGATCACAACCTGTCTCAGGTCGAAGCACGCCTTGGCGCGTGCGAATCCCTGGAGGCGCAACTCGACGTCTATTTTGCGGAAACCATCATCAAATCCTTTGAGCTCTTACAAACATCAGGTGACGCTGAGGATCTGATCAGCGGGCACAACGAAGCTGGGAGAGACGCTCTCGCGGAATCCCATGCTCGCCACACGAAACTGATTACGCGCCTGCTGTCGCCGTACACAAAGCAGATAGAAGCGTCAGGGCAAAGTCTCAACCAATTCGCCCATTTCTTTGTGACAGCAGCTATGGCATTCAAATATAGCGCGAAGAGCCGACGTGACCTGAACGGACTAATCTCGTCTCTAAAAACGGCGGTTACGCTGGTGGCGAATCAGACGACTCGCTCAGGAAAGAGTACGCGTGGTGCTTAG
- a CDS encoding molybdopterin biosynthesis protein has protein sequence MPQHHPHKSNTPERRTRLTASSERDHRSSSRKRYLQKKPLGEALALLLDTVTPPRRMETVAVEDALGRTTAEPIFAVLSAPHYHGAAMDGIAVRAEDTFGASEFSALSLTVVKPDTRRLSSDGRPFQYVDTGSPLPAWANSVIMIEQVFKKSDTEVEIRDAATPWQHVRLVGEDIVATEPLLPRGHTLRPYDLGALLAAGHTTIPVLARPTVGIIPTGSELIEPGELAEPGRIIEFNSRVAGAFIEEWGGQPKRRPRVVDELAKIVRALKKSVSDNDVTIIIAGSSAGEHDFTLRALESVGEVLVHGIDVMPGKPAILAVVDGKAVIGLPGYPVSAVVICQQIVRPLLAHLLGRPAEEPPKIQAVLPRKVPSRLGLEEFVRVSLGKVGERLIANPLGRGAGVITTMVKADGVLRIPPLDEGLNAGQEVLIELLRPAEEIAHTILFTGSNDLTIGVLDDQLRGQHPGFKISASNVGSLGGLVALKRGEAHIIGSHLLDPSSGTYNLPDLKKQGLVSKVVVLNLVIREQGLIVPKGNPKKLRGIKDLARKGLRFVNRQSGAGTRILLDYTLAKLGIRPDAIHGYEHEEVTHMAVAVAVASGLADTGLGVKSAARALGLDFIPVEREDYDLIFLKDFFNTDAGQKLVAVIRSDAFRRAVERLDGYDTAKTGSLKSPAPKRTDKKRAGKKPAARRTA, from the coding sequence ATGCCACAGCACCATCCCCATAAATCGAATACTCCTGAAAGGCGAACGAGGCTGACCGCCTCATCAGAAAGAGATCATCGTTCGTCTTCACGGAAACGCTACTTACAGAAGAAACCGCTGGGCGAAGCCCTGGCGCTTCTCCTCGATACCGTCACACCGCCACGACGAATGGAAACGGTGGCGGTGGAAGACGCCCTGGGCCGGACTACGGCCGAGCCCATCTTCGCCGTGCTGTCCGCCCCCCACTACCACGGGGCGGCCATGGACGGCATTGCGGTCCGCGCCGAGGATACCTTTGGGGCGAGTGAGTTTTCGGCCCTCAGCCTGACTGTGGTCAAGCCCGACACCAGGCGGCTCAGCTCCGACGGCCGCCCGTTTCAGTATGTGGACACCGGCAGCCCGCTGCCGGCCTGGGCCAACTCAGTCATCATGATCGAGCAGGTGTTCAAGAAGAGCGATACCGAGGTAGAAATCCGGGATGCCGCAACGCCCTGGCAGCACGTCCGCCTGGTCGGCGAGGACATTGTCGCCACCGAGCCGCTGCTGCCGCGCGGCCACACCCTGCGGCCCTACGACCTCGGCGCCCTGCTGGCCGCCGGCCACACCACTATTCCGGTTCTGGCCCGGCCAACGGTCGGCATCATTCCGACCGGCTCGGAGCTGATTGAACCGGGCGAGTTGGCCGAGCCGGGACGGATTATCGAGTTCAACTCGCGGGTGGCCGGCGCCTTTATTGAAGAGTGGGGCGGGCAGCCCAAACGCCGGCCTCGGGTTGTGGATGAGCTGGCCAAGATTGTCCGGGCGCTCAAAAAATCGGTCAGCGACAACGATGTCACCATCATCATTGCCGGCTCCTCGGCCGGTGAACACGATTTTACGCTACGCGCCCTGGAGTCGGTTGGCGAGGTCCTGGTCCACGGCATCGACGTCATGCCCGGCAAGCCGGCGATTCTGGCCGTCGTGGACGGCAAAGCGGTGATCGGTCTGCCCGGCTATCCGGTGTCGGCGGTCGTCATCTGTCAGCAGATTGTCCGCCCCCTGCTGGCCCACCTGCTGGGTCGGCCGGCCGAGGAGCCGCCTAAGATACAGGCTGTTCTGCCACGCAAGGTCCCCTCGCGGCTGGGTCTGGAAGAGTTTGTCCGGGTCAGTCTGGGCAAGGTCGGCGAGCGGCTGATTGCCAATCCGCTCGGGCGCGGTGCCGGGGTGATTACGACCATGGTCAAGGCCGACGGCGTGCTGCGGATTCCGCCGCTCGACGAGGGGCTGAACGCCGGCCAGGAGGTGCTGATCGAACTCCTGCGCCCGGCCGAGGAGATTGCCCATACCATTCTGTTCACCGGCAGCAACGACCTCACCATTGGTGTGCTCGACGACCAGCTGCGGGGTCAGCACCCGGGGTTCAAGATTTCGGCCAGTAATGTCGGCTCGCTGGGCGGCCTGGTCGCTCTCAAACGCGGCGAGGCGCATATCATCGGCAGCCATCTGCTCGACCCGAGCAGCGGGACCTACAACCTGCCCGACCTCAAAAAGCAGGGGCTGGTGTCCAAGGTCGTGGTGCTGAACCTGGTGATCCGCGAGCAGGGGCTGATCGTGCCCAAGGGCAATCCCAAAAAGCTGCGCGGCATCAAGGATCTGGCCCGCAAGGGCCTGCGCTTTGTCAACCGTCAGTCCGGAGCCGGCACGCGGATCTTGCTCGACTACACACTGGCCAAACTCGGCATCAGGCCGGACGCCATCCACGGCTATGAGCACGAAGAGGTCACCCACATGGCCGTGGCGGTCGCCGTGGCCAGCGGCCTGGCCGACACCGGACTCGGCGTCAAATCGGCCGCCAGAGCCCTCGGTCTGGACTTTATCCCGGTCGAGCGCGAGGACTACGACCTCATTTTTCTCAAAGACTTCTTCAACACCGACGCCGGCCAAAAACTGGTCGCGGTGATCCGCTCCGACGCATTCAGACGGGCGGTCGAGCGCCTCGACGGCTATGACACGGCCAAGACCGGCAGCCTCAAAAGCCCGGCGCCCAAACGGACTGACAAGAAACGGGCGGGCAAGAAACCCGCAGCCCGGCGCACCGCGTAG
- a CDS encoding toxin-antitoxin system HicB family antitoxin, which produces MKKSDRYLKIVEWSDEDQCYIGRAPGVMLGGVHGRNEAEVYAELCTAVEEWIHIQETDGDPLPPETANKTYSGKFNLRVGKVLHQRLAVAARKADQSLNAFCVKALEKALGG; this is translated from the coding sequence ATGAAAAAGAGTGATCGCTACCTGAAAATCGTCGAATGGTCCGACGAGGACCAGTGCTATATCGGAAGAGCCCCCGGCGTCATGCTGGGTGGGGTACACGGCCGGAATGAGGCCGAGGTGTACGCCGAACTGTGTACGGCCGTAGAAGAGTGGATACACATCCAGGAGACCGATGGCGACCCGCTCCCGCCCGAGACCGCAAACAAGACGTATTCGGGCAAATTCAACCTGCGGGTAGGCAAAGTCCTGCACCAACGGCTGGCCGTCGCTGCCCGCAAAGCCGACCAGAGCCTGAATGCATTTTGTGTCAAAGCCCTCGAAAAGGCGCTTGGCGGCTAG
- a CDS encoding type II toxin-antitoxin system RelE/ParE family toxin, with product MAEVLHYTDADGRDLIDAWLSSLRDQRAVARIAARVERLEFGLLGDCRSVKGGVMELRINYGPGYRVYFATTQKHVILLLCGGTKGTQQSDIAAAKARLKDWRSRL from the coding sequence ATGGCTGAAGTTCTCCACTACACCGATGCTGACGGGCGAGATTTGATTGATGCCTGGCTGAGCAGCTTGCGAGACCAGAGGGCAGTAGCGCGGATCGCGGCGCGGGTTGAACGCCTCGAATTCGGTTTGCTGGGTGACTGTCGATCAGTGAAGGGTGGAGTCATGGAACTGCGGATTAATTATGGCCCTGGGTACCGCGTCTACTTTGCCACGACCCAGAAGCACGTCATTTTGCTGCTGTGTGGTGGCACCAAGGGGACGCAACAGTCTGACATTGCAGCGGCGAAGGCGCGATTGAAGGACTGGCGGTCAAGACTGTGA
- a CDS encoding recombinase family protein — MALVGYARVSSVGQSLAVQREKLKHCDKLFQEKKSGATHKRPRLHACLEYVREGDTLVVTRLDRLARSTLHLCQIADELARKQVHLQVLDQHIDTSDATGRLLFNMLGAIAQFETEIRAERQMDGIQQAKARGVHFGRQKQLTPQKTTELRRRRKKGTLIKILMADYQLSKASVYRYLSAPSASP, encoded by the coding sequence ATGGCCTTGGTCGGGTATGCGCGCGTCAGTTCAGTAGGCCAAAGTCTGGCCGTTCAGCGTGAGAAGCTCAAACACTGCGATAAACTCTTTCAAGAGAAAAAGAGCGGTGCGACCCACAAGCGGCCCCGGCTACACGCCTGCTTGGAGTACGTAAGAGAAGGCGATACACTCGTCGTCACGCGCTTAGACCGCTTGGCGCGCTCGACCCTGCATCTGTGTCAGATTGCCGACGAGCTCGCTCGCAAACAGGTCCATCTTCAGGTCCTCGATCAGCATATCGACACCAGTGATGCGACCGGCCGCTTGCTGTTCAATATGTTGGGAGCCATTGCGCAGTTTGAGACGGAGATTCGGGCCGAGCGCCAGATGGATGGGATACAGCAAGCCAAAGCGCGCGGCGTGCACTTCGGCCGGCAAAAGCAGTTGACTCCCCAAAAGACCACGGAACTGCGACGCCGACGCAAGAAAGGAACACTCATTAAAATCTTAATGGCGGACTACCAACTCTCCAAAGCCAGTGTCTATCGCTATCTCAGCGCACCGAGTGCCTCCCCGTAG
- a CDS encoding SDR family NAD(P)-dependent oxidoreductase produces the protein MENNRSQKVILITGASSGIGKESAKQLVSKGYRVYAAARRLEQMQDLEALGCATIRMDISKEEEVEEVVGNILDEAGTVDVLVNNAGYATQGPVEEMPLEDARAIFDVNLFGLGYLTKLVLPGMREQGAGRIVNIGSAGGKVYLPLSAWYIASKHALEGWNDCLRTELKQFGIDVVLIEPGAIATEFNGVAMSSILERSGDGPYGKLAHAYVNLDVPESHPSVIADVIVKAVETKKTKYRYVAGKMARTTIGMRKWLGDKAYDRLLDTIYKV, from the coding sequence ATGGAGAACAACAGGAGTCAGAAGGTCATTTTGATTACGGGCGCCTCTTCCGGCATCGGTAAGGAGTCAGCCAAACAGCTCGTCTCAAAAGGGTATCGCGTATACGCGGCAGCCCGGCGACTTGAGCAGATGCAAGATCTTGAAGCACTCGGATGCGCGACGATCAGGATGGACATCTCGAAAGAAGAAGAGGTGGAAGAAGTCGTCGGCAACATCTTGGACGAAGCAGGGACAGTTGATGTGCTCGTCAATAACGCAGGGTATGCAACCCAAGGGCCAGTCGAAGAAATGCCTTTGGAGGATGCCCGGGCAATCTTCGATGTCAACCTGTTCGGACTTGGGTACCTCACGAAGCTGGTCCTACCCGGCATGCGGGAACAGGGCGCAGGGAGGATCGTTAATATTGGCTCTGCAGGCGGGAAGGTCTATCTGCCTTTGAGTGCCTGGTATATCGCGTCCAAGCATGCATTGGAAGGCTGGAACGATTGCTTGCGCACGGAGTTAAAGCAATTTGGGATTGACGTCGTGTTGATTGAACCCGGCGCCATTGCTACGGAGTTCAACGGTGTGGCCATGAGCTCCATATTAGAAAGATCGGGCGATGGCCCGTACGGCAAGTTGGCCCATGCGTATGTCAATCTGGACGTACCAGAATCACATCCGTCCGTCATCGCGGATGTGATTGTGAAGGCGGTTGAGACAAAAAAGACGAAATACCGCTACGTCGCTGGAAAGATGGCTAGGACAACGATCGGAATGCGGAAGTGGTTGGGGGACAAAGCGTACGACCGGCTTCTCGACACCATTTACAAAGTGTAG
- a CDS encoding putative addiction module antidote protein, whose product MKKVKHNEWLREQLKDPGFSADYLTAAAEDEEPAVFLQALRKVAEAQGMAAVAKRAGIPRESLYRVLSAKGKPRWSTLAPVVRATGLKLEVVRPA is encoded by the coding sequence ATGAAAAAGGTGAAGCACAACGAGTGGCTGCGTGAACAGCTCAAAGATCCCGGTTTCAGCGCCGACTATCTGACGGCAGCGGCAGAGGACGAAGAGCCGGCGGTCTTCCTGCAAGCGCTGCGGAAAGTCGCCGAGGCGCAGGGCATGGCGGCGGTCGCCAAACGGGCGGGGATTCCCCGGGAGAGTCTGTATCGCGTGCTGTCGGCCAAGGGTAAGCCGCGCTGGTCAACCCTGGCTCCGGTCGTTCGGGCGACAGGCTTGAAACTCGAAGTGGTTCGTCCGGCGTGA
- a CDS encoding DUF4158 domain-containing protein yields MPMPEQFLPNRKRTQPISLPHDFSDEEMDRDWFLSAKDKTEINKYWRSFRLGIAVQLCAVRLYGRFLTGLQDLSPRILNHPASQLALPPTLTIEEPEREATALEQRKNILRYLGFQRFDNTRQAQLQSWLEEQAKQYRHKLPRRVFFADQGEFTTGDYEALMNKASCLSLVSNAILYWNTLKITDIVDQLRQQGEAIEDETLAHVSLLPFKHVLPNGTYFFNDDYPRAFGQKGTVLTPGRRPKP; encoded by the coding sequence ATGCCCATGCCCGAACAGTTTTTACCCAACCGCAAGCGCACGCAGCCCATCTCCCTGCCTCACGACTTTTCCGACGAAGAGATGGACCGCGACTGGTTTTTATCCGCAAAGGATAAAACCGAGATCAACAAGTATTGGCGCAGCTTCCGATTGGGGATCGCCGTCCAGCTCTGCGCGGTCCGCTTATATGGGCGCTTCTTGACCGGTCTCCAAGACCTTTCGCCACGCATTCTTAACCACCCCGCCAGCCAGCTCGCGCTGCCTCCGACCCTCACGATTGAAGAACCCGAGCGAGAAGCGACGGCATTGGAGCAGCGCAAGAATATCCTCCGCTATCTGGGCTTTCAGCGCTTCGATAACACCCGTCAAGCGCAGCTCCAGAGCTGGTTGGAAGAGCAGGCCAAACAGTACCGTCATAAGCTGCCCCGCCGGGTGTTCTTTGCCGATCAAGGCGAATTCACCACCGGCGATTATGAGGCGCTCATGAACAAAGCCAGCTGCTTGAGTCTGGTGTCGAACGCCATCCTGTATTGGAATACGCTCAAGATTACGGACATTGTGGACCAGCTCAGACAGCAGGGGGAAGCAATTGAGGACGAGACCTTAGCGCATGTCTCGTTGTTGCCATTTAAGCATGTCCTGCCCAATGGCACCTATTTTTTTAACGACGACTATCCGAGGGCATTTGGCCAGAAAGGTACGGTTCTGACTCCAGGACGCCGCCCGAAACCGTAG